In Temnothorax longispinosus isolate EJ_2023e chromosome 10, Tlon_JGU_v1, whole genome shotgun sequence, a single window of DNA contains:
- the LOC139820642 gene encoding uncharacterized protein yields the protein MACLKIYLVLLLAVAIGVAVAKPGYLGYGYGGYYPYSYGYRFPFYGGYGGYGHGYGHGYGHGFGYGFPYYGGYGHYGGHYGYH from the exons ATGGCGTGCCTGAAGATT TACCTTGTTCTGCTCTTAGCCGTTGCAATCGGCGTGGCAGTTGCAAAACCGGGATACTTAGGCTATGGATATGGTGGTTACTATCCGTATTCCTATGGATATAGATTCCCATTTTATGGCGGCTACGGCGGATATGGACACGGATATGGACATGGATATGGACATGGATTTGGCTACG GATTTCCGTACTACGGTGGCTATGGTCATTACGGCGGTCATTATGGTTACCATTAA